The Triticum dicoccoides isolate Atlit2015 ecotype Zavitan chromosome 6A, WEW_v2.0, whole genome shotgun sequence genome has a window encoding:
- the LOC119317836 gene encoding protein trichome birefringence-like 16 encodes MKGGFVVDGPLLVLGRVLLLLLLLPVAVWFVLDVSPVLTYSGSIITARHLPQAQACSNYAKGKWVADARRPLYSGNECRRWLSRMWSCRRTERTDFSYESYRWQPHDCEMPDFSGPNFLQRMRNRTLAFVGDSLGREQFQSMMCIATGGKRSPEVEDVGRRYGLEKAPSPFSPGGSAYRFPETNTTILFYWSATLSQLEPLTDERRSYALHLDRPAPFLKEHLPSFDALVLNTGHHWNKVKFRRNRWRLYDGGKPVGEANLSRARGAKLHSIARWADAQLARHPRVSVFLRTISPVHFVGGEWDTGGRCDSTVPLSGGSGVSRDRSSDLAAERAVNGTRVRLLDVTAISQLRGEGHISNHSTKVQREVYDCLHWCLPGIPDTWNELLFALMQ; translated from the exons ATGAAAGGCGGCTTTGTCGTCGACGGGCCGCTCTTGGTCCTGGGTcgtgtgctcctcctcctcctcctcctgccggTTGCTGTTTGGTTCGTGCTGGACGTATCCCCGGTCCTCACGTACTCCGGCAGCATAATAACGGCCAGACATCTTCCCCAGGCCCAAG CCTGTAGCAACTATGCAAAGGGCAAGTGGGTAGCGGATGCGAGGAGGCCGCTCTACTCCGGCAACGAGTGCAGGCGATGGCTGTCACGAATGTGGTCTTGCCGCAGGACGGAACGCACAGATTTCTCGTACGAGAGCTACCGGTGGCAGCCGCATGACTGCGAGATGCCCGACTTCTCAGGGCCAAACTTTCTGCAACG GATGAGGAACAGAACTCTGGCATTCGTGGGCGATTCGCTGGGCAGAGAGCAGTTCCAGTCCATGATGTGCATCGCGACAGGCGGCAAGCGCAGCCCCGAGGTTGAAGACGTCGGCCGGAGATACGGCCTCGAAAAGGCCCCGTCGCCGTTCAGTCCGGGCGGCTCCGCCTACCGCTTCCCAGAGACCAACACCACCATCCTCTTCTACTGGTCCGCCACCCTGTCCCAGCTGGAGCCTCTGACGGACGAGAGGAGGAGCTACGCGCTGCACCTCGACCGGCCGGCGCCGTTCCTGAAGGAGCACCTCCCCAGCTTCGACGCCCTGGTGCTCAACACCGGCCACCACTGGAACAAGGTGAAGTTCCGCAGGAACCGCTGGAGGCTGTACGACGGCGGGAAGCCGGTGGGGGAAGCGAACCTCAGCCGTGCGAGGGGCGCCAAGCTCCACAGCATCGCCAGGTGGGCGGACGCGCAGCTCGCGCGGCACCCTCGGGTGAGCGTTTTCCTGAGGACCATCTCGCCGGTGCATTTCGTCGGCGGCGAGTGGGACACCGGGGGGAGGTGCGACAGCACCGTCCCCTTGTCCGGCGGCAGCGGGGTCTCGCGGGATCGCTCGAGCGACCTGGCTGCGGAGCGCGCGGTGAACGGGACTCGGGTTAGGCTCCTGGATGTCACCGCGATCTCGCAGCTGCGCGGCGAGGGCCACATCTCTAACCATAGCACCAAAGTTCAGAGGGAGGTTTATGATTGTTTGCATTGGTGCCTTCCGGGCATACCGGATACGTGGAATGAGCTCCTTTTTGCACTGATGCAGTAA
- the LOC119317837 gene encoding ATP synthase delta chain, chloroplastic-like codes for MAALRLASSVTLCPAAAAASPSSAAAAPRAASFACAVARGLPSLRLAAPRRRRGDLGRPSAAGAEAAAENYATALTEVAAESDSLDATVADMEKLEKIFAEEAIAEFFDNPTVPREEKTALIDEIAKSSELQPHTVNFLNVVIDNTRASLMPQIVREFETAYNALTGTEEAVVTSVVQLESQDLAQIATHVQNITGAANVRIKTRLDPELIAGFTVQYGRDSSNFIDMSVRKQIAEITSEFEMPSVNLEV; via the coding sequence ATGGCCGCCCTCCGCCTCGCCTCCTCCGTCACCCTCTGCCCGGCGGCCGCGGCCGCGTcgccctcgtccgccgccgccgcgccccgcgccgcctccttcGCCTGCGCGGTCGCGCGCGGGCTCCCCTCCCTCCGcctcgccgcgccccgccgccgccgcggcgaccTCGGCCGGCCCAGCGCCGCCGGCGCCGAGGCCGCGGCCGAGAACTACGCGACCGCGCTCACGGAGGTGGCCGCCGAGAGCGACTCCCTCGACGCGACCGTGGCGGACATGGAGAAGCTGGAGAAGATCTTCGCGGAGGAGGCCATCGCCGAGTTCTTCGACAACCCCACCGTGCCGCGCGAGGAGAAGACGGCGCTCATTGACGAGATCGCCAAGTCGTCGGAGCTGCAGCCGCACACCGTCAACTTCCTCAACGTGGTCATCGACAACACCCGCGCCAGCCTGATGCCGCAGATCGTGCGCGAGTTCGAGACCGCCTACAACGCGCTCACCGGCACCGAGGAGGCCGTCGTCACCTCCGTGGTGCAGCTCGAGTCGCAGGACCTCGCGCAGATCGCCACGCACGTGCAGAACATCACCGGCGCCGCCAACGTCCGGATCAAGACCCGCCTTGACCCGGAGCTCATCGCCGGATTCACCGTGCAGTACGGCCGCGACAGCTCCAACTTCATCGACATGAGCGTCCGCAAGCAGATCGCGGAGATCACCTCCGAGTTCGAGATGCCCTCCGTCAACCTCGAAGTCTGA